One region of Metallosphaera sedula DSM 5348 genomic DNA includes:
- a CDS encoding DUF1404 domain-containing protein yields MTPRASDSYLFLGLALAVASVNPFSLQISASQEVAKFSFDMMLVWGAGLIGIWLARFMYAKGGRTFSSFLDFNYKTRGLILSWLIGGALLTFWYIPGPFEASVINPSARALQLISFTVAGLISGIGWDAMTRVWKSITIFAVFSMMATMAEIFLEMGSYYAIDVYKPYSVSQLVETSYFLFAMAFVPSTYYMVKILKDLDIF; encoded by the coding sequence GTGACGCCTAGGGCAAGCGACTCATATCTTTTTCTAGGATTGGCCCTTGCGGTGGCCAGCGTAAATCCTTTCTCGTTGCAGATTTCTGCGTCTCAGGAAGTTGCGAAGTTCTCCTTTGATATGATGCTAGTTTGGGGTGCAGGGCTCATAGGGATATGGCTAGCGAGATTCATGTACGCCAAGGGAGGCAGGACTTTCTCTTCCTTCCTTGACTTTAACTACAAAACAAGGGGACTAATTCTCTCCTGGTTAATCGGGGGCGCGCTTCTGACTTTTTGGTATATCCCAGGTCCATTTGAGGCCAGCGTGATAAACCCTAGTGCTAGAGCTCTTCAGTTGATCTCCTTTACGGTCGCTGGACTTATATCAGGTATAGGTTGGGATGCTATGACCAGGGTGTGGAAGAGTATTACAATTTTCGCGGTCTTTAGCATGATGGCTACCATGGCGGAGATCTTCCTCGAGATGGGTTCATACTATGCCATAGACGTGTATAAGCCGTATTCAGTCTCACAACTAGTGGAAACGTCCTATTTCCTATTTGCCATGGCCTTTGTACCGTCAACATATTACATGGTGAAGATACTCAAAGACCTGGATATATTCTGA